A DNA window from Vigna unguiculata cultivar IT97K-499-35 chromosome 10, ASM411807v1, whole genome shotgun sequence contains the following coding sequences:
- the LOC114167078 gene encoding protein STRUBBELIG-RECEPTOR FAMILY 6-like isoform X1 — protein MVLDPTLVLVVFISTCILAINGETDPNDVSALRAMFQSMNSPSQLNWNGDDPCGQQSWQGITCSGNRVTEIKLPGRSLSGSLGYLLESLSSVTNLDMSNNNLGGTIPYQLPPKLQYLNLANNIFNGPIPYSLSDKASLIVLNLGHNQLQQALSVDFQKLSFLSTLDLSFNSLTGDLPQSLSSLSNISTMYLQNNQFTGTINVLANLPLETLNVGNNHFTGWIPEQLNSINLQKDGNDWSSGPAPPPPPGTPPAVTRNRNHRSGGHTPSDAGSSGDGGKKSGIGGGGIAGIVISILVVAAIVAFFLVKKISKKSSGDIEKLDNQPLAPHTSHHNEMNSLQASSVTDLNTFDTPTAPISLKPPPFDRHKSFDEDEFSVKPATVIKPTTVKKTVTAPTNVKSYSVADLQIATGSFSVDQLIGEGSFGRVYRAQFDDGKVLAVKKIDSSVLPNDLSDDFVELVSSISHLHHPNVTELVGYCSEHGQHLLVYEFHKNGSLHDFLHLPDEYSKPLIWNSRVKIALGIARALEYLHEVCSPSVVHKNIKSANILLDTDLNPHLSDSGLASYIPNANQVLNNDSGSGYEAPEVVMSGQYTLKSDVFSFGVIMLELLSGRKPFDSSRPRSEQGLVRWATPQLHDIDALAKMVDPALEGLYPVKSLSRFADVIALCVQPEPEFRPPMSEVVQALVRLVQRTNMSKRTTFVTDQGVSNRGGDNQESQDM, from the exons ATGGTGTTGGATCCAACGCTGGTGCTGGTAGTGTTCATCAGCACCTGCATTTTGGCCATTAATGGTGAAACAGATCCAAATGACG TTAGTGCTCTGAGGGCTATGTTTCAAAGTATGAACTCACCATCTCAGCTAAATTGGAATGGGGATGATCCTTGTGGACAACAGTCTTGGCAAGGCATCACTTGCTCTGGAAATCGAGTCACGGAGAT TAAGTTACCTGGTCGTTCACTTTCTGGATCTTTGGGTTACCTGCTAGAATCCTTGTCATCGGTTACAAACCT AGACATGAGTAATAATAATCTTGGTGGCACCATACCGTACCAACTTCCTCCTAAACTGCAGTACTT AAATCTTGCCAATAATATTTTCAATGGGCCAATCCCTTATTCTCTTTCTGACAAGGCTTCGCTTATAGTCCT gAATCTTGGTCACAATCAGCTCCAGCAAGCACTTAGTGTTGATTTCCAAAAGCTTTCTTTCCTCTCTACATT GGATCTCTCATTCAATTCTTTGACAGGTGACCTGCCTCAGAGTTTGAGCTCACTTTCTAACATAAGCACCAT GTATCTGCAAAACAACCAGTTTACAGGCACCATTAATGTCCTTGCTAATCTGCCTCTGGAAACTCT GAATGTGGGAAATAATCATTTTACAGGCTGGATACCAGAACAATTGAATAGCATAAACCTGCA AAAGGATGGTAATGATTGGAGCTCAGGACCTGCACCCCCACCTCCTCCTGGGACTCCTCCAGCAGTAACAAGAAATCGAAATCACAGATCTGGGGGACATACCCCATCAGATGCTGGCTCAAGTGGTGATGGAGGCAAAAAATCTGGTATTGGAGGTGGTGGCATTGCTGGAATAGTGATCTCCATCTTGGTTGTTGCGGCAATAGTAGCATTCTTTCTGGTGAAGAAAATATCTAAAAAGTCGTCCGGTGATATTGAAAAGCTTGACAATCAGCCCTTGGCTCCTCATACTTCACATCATAATG AAATGAATTCCCTGCAAGCTTCTTCTGTAACTGACTTGAATACATTTGATACACCTACGGCCCCTATAAGTCTTAAACCTCCACCTTTTGATCGTCATAAATCATTTGACGAGGATGAGTTTTCAGTAAAGCCCGCTACCGTCATTAAGCCCACTACAGTCAAGAAGACCGTCACGGCTCCTACAAATGTAAAATCTTATTCTGTAGCTGACCTGCAGATTGCTACTGGAAGCTTCAGTGTGGATCAACTTATTGGGGAGGGGTCTTTTGGACGTGTGTATCGTGCTCAATTTGATGATGGAAAG GTTCTTGCTGTGAAGAAGATAGATTCATCTGTCCTTCCCAATGATTTGTCTGATGATTTTGTGGAACTAGTTTCAAGCATATCCCATTTGCACCATCCCAATGTGACAGAGCTTGTAGGTTATTGTTCAGAGCATGGACAGCACCTACTAGTCTATGAGTTTCATAAAAACGGATCACTGCATGACTTCCTCCACCTACCTGACGAGTACAGCAAACCATTGATATGGAATTCACGCGTGAAGATTGCTTTGGGAATTGCACGTGCTTTAGA GTACCTACATGAAGTTTGTTCACCATCTGTTGTTCATAAGAATATAAAGTCAGCCAACATATTGCTTGATACAGATCTCAATCCTCATCTTTCCGACAGTGGATTGGCAAGCTATATTCCAAATGCAAATCAG GTATTGAACAATGATTCTGGATCTGGATATGAAGCTCCCGAAGTTGTTATGTCTGGCCAATACACTCTTAAGAGTGATGTCTTTAGTTTTGGAGTTATCATGTTGGAACTCCTTAGTGGACGGAAACCATTTGATAG CTCAAGGCCAAGGTCTGAGCAGGGTTTGGTTCGATGGGCAACACCTCAACTCCACGATATCGATGCTCTGGCTAAAATGGTTGATCCTGCATTAGAAGGACTATACCCTGTGAAGTCTCTTTCTCGATTTGCAGATGTTATTGCTCTTTGTGTTCAG CCGGAGCCGGAATTCCGACCACCTATGTCAGAAGTGGTTCAAGCGCTGGTTCGATTAGTGCAGCGAACTAACATGAGTAAGAGGACGACGTTTGTAACTGATCAAGGAGTATCCAACCGAGGGGGAGATAACCAAGAATCACAAGACATGTAA
- the LOC114167078 gene encoding protein STRUBBELIG-RECEPTOR FAMILY 6-like isoform X2 — protein sequence MFQSMNSPSQLNWNGDDPCGQQSWQGITCSGNRVTEIKLPGRSLSGSLGYLLESLSSVTNLDMSNNNLGGTIPYQLPPKLQYLNLANNIFNGPIPYSLSDKASLIVLNLGHNQLQQALSVDFQKLSFLSTLDLSFNSLTGDLPQSLSSLSNISTMYLQNNQFTGTINVLANLPLETLNVGNNHFTGWIPEQLNSINLQKDGNDWSSGPAPPPPPGTPPAVTRNRNHRSGGHTPSDAGSSGDGGKKSGIGGGGIAGIVISILVVAAIVAFFLVKKISKKSSGDIEKLDNQPLAPHTSHHNEMNSLQASSVTDLNTFDTPTAPISLKPPPFDRHKSFDEDEFSVKPATVIKPTTVKKTVTAPTNVKSYSVADLQIATGSFSVDQLIGEGSFGRVYRAQFDDGKVLAVKKIDSSVLPNDLSDDFVELVSSISHLHHPNVTELVGYCSEHGQHLLVYEFHKNGSLHDFLHLPDEYSKPLIWNSRVKIALGIARALEYLHEVCSPSVVHKNIKSANILLDTDLNPHLSDSGLASYIPNANQVLNNDSGSGYEAPEVVMSGQYTLKSDVFSFGVIMLELLSGRKPFDSSRPRSEQGLVRWATPQLHDIDALAKMVDPALEGLYPVKSLSRFADVIALCVQPEPEFRPPMSEVVQALVRLVQRTNMSKRTTFVTDQGVSNRGGDNQESQDM from the exons ATGTTTCAAAGTATGAACTCACCATCTCAGCTAAATTGGAATGGGGATGATCCTTGTGGACAACAGTCTTGGCAAGGCATCACTTGCTCTGGAAATCGAGTCACGGAGAT TAAGTTACCTGGTCGTTCACTTTCTGGATCTTTGGGTTACCTGCTAGAATCCTTGTCATCGGTTACAAACCT AGACATGAGTAATAATAATCTTGGTGGCACCATACCGTACCAACTTCCTCCTAAACTGCAGTACTT AAATCTTGCCAATAATATTTTCAATGGGCCAATCCCTTATTCTCTTTCTGACAAGGCTTCGCTTATAGTCCT gAATCTTGGTCACAATCAGCTCCAGCAAGCACTTAGTGTTGATTTCCAAAAGCTTTCTTTCCTCTCTACATT GGATCTCTCATTCAATTCTTTGACAGGTGACCTGCCTCAGAGTTTGAGCTCACTTTCTAACATAAGCACCAT GTATCTGCAAAACAACCAGTTTACAGGCACCATTAATGTCCTTGCTAATCTGCCTCTGGAAACTCT GAATGTGGGAAATAATCATTTTACAGGCTGGATACCAGAACAATTGAATAGCATAAACCTGCA AAAGGATGGTAATGATTGGAGCTCAGGACCTGCACCCCCACCTCCTCCTGGGACTCCTCCAGCAGTAACAAGAAATCGAAATCACAGATCTGGGGGACATACCCCATCAGATGCTGGCTCAAGTGGTGATGGAGGCAAAAAATCTGGTATTGGAGGTGGTGGCATTGCTGGAATAGTGATCTCCATCTTGGTTGTTGCGGCAATAGTAGCATTCTTTCTGGTGAAGAAAATATCTAAAAAGTCGTCCGGTGATATTGAAAAGCTTGACAATCAGCCCTTGGCTCCTCATACTTCACATCATAATG AAATGAATTCCCTGCAAGCTTCTTCTGTAACTGACTTGAATACATTTGATACACCTACGGCCCCTATAAGTCTTAAACCTCCACCTTTTGATCGTCATAAATCATTTGACGAGGATGAGTTTTCAGTAAAGCCCGCTACCGTCATTAAGCCCACTACAGTCAAGAAGACCGTCACGGCTCCTACAAATGTAAAATCTTATTCTGTAGCTGACCTGCAGATTGCTACTGGAAGCTTCAGTGTGGATCAACTTATTGGGGAGGGGTCTTTTGGACGTGTGTATCGTGCTCAATTTGATGATGGAAAG GTTCTTGCTGTGAAGAAGATAGATTCATCTGTCCTTCCCAATGATTTGTCTGATGATTTTGTGGAACTAGTTTCAAGCATATCCCATTTGCACCATCCCAATGTGACAGAGCTTGTAGGTTATTGTTCAGAGCATGGACAGCACCTACTAGTCTATGAGTTTCATAAAAACGGATCACTGCATGACTTCCTCCACCTACCTGACGAGTACAGCAAACCATTGATATGGAATTCACGCGTGAAGATTGCTTTGGGAATTGCACGTGCTTTAGA GTACCTACATGAAGTTTGTTCACCATCTGTTGTTCATAAGAATATAAAGTCAGCCAACATATTGCTTGATACAGATCTCAATCCTCATCTTTCCGACAGTGGATTGGCAAGCTATATTCCAAATGCAAATCAG GTATTGAACAATGATTCTGGATCTGGATATGAAGCTCCCGAAGTTGTTATGTCTGGCCAATACACTCTTAAGAGTGATGTCTTTAGTTTTGGAGTTATCATGTTGGAACTCCTTAGTGGACGGAAACCATTTGATAG CTCAAGGCCAAGGTCTGAGCAGGGTTTGGTTCGATGGGCAACACCTCAACTCCACGATATCGATGCTCTGGCTAAAATGGTTGATCCTGCATTAGAAGGACTATACCCTGTGAAGTCTCTTTCTCGATTTGCAGATGTTATTGCTCTTTGTGTTCAG CCGGAGCCGGAATTCCGACCACCTATGTCAGAAGTGGTTCAAGCGCTGGTTCGATTAGTGCAGCGAACTAACATGAGTAAGAGGACGACGTTTGTAACTGATCAAGGAGTATCCAACCGAGGGGGAGATAACCAAGAATCACAAGACATGTAA
- the LOC114167156 gene encoding 26S proteasome regulatory subunit 7, whose translation MAIEHEDDLKDEKNPRPLDEDDIALLKTYGLGPYSTSIKKVEKEIKDMAKKVNDLCGIKESDTGLAAPSQWDLVSDKQMMQEEQPLQVARCTKIINPNSEDAKYVINVKQIAKFVVGLGDKVSPTDIEEGMRVGVDRNKYQIQIPLPPKIDPSVTMMTVEEKPDVTYNDVGGCKEQIEKMREVVELPMLHPEKFVKLGIDPPKGVLCYGPPGTGKTLLARAVANRTDACFIRVIGSELVQKYVGEGARMVRELFQMARSKKACIVFFDEVDAIGGARFDDGVGGDNEVQRTMLEIVNQLDGFDARGNIKVLMATNRPDTLDPALLRPGRLDRKVEFGLPDLESRTQIFKIHTRTMNCERDIRFELLARLCPNSTGADIRSVCTEAGMYAIRARRKTVTEKDFLDAVNKVIKGYQKFSATPKYMVYN comes from the exons ATGGCGATTGAACACGAAGACGATCTCAAGGACGAGAAGAACCCTCGACCTCTCGACGAGGATGATATCGCTCTCCTCAAAACATAT GGTTTGGGACCTTACTCCACAAGCATAAAAAAGGTAGAGAAGGAAATTAAAGACATGGCTAAGAAAGTCAATGACTTATGTG GAATCAAGGAGTCTGATACTGGTTTAGCTGCACCAAGCCAGTGGGATCTTGTTTCTGATAAGCAAATGATGCAGGAGGAGCAGCCTCTTCAg GTGGCACGATGTACCAAGATTATAAATCCAAACTCTGAAGATGCTAAATATGTTATCAATGTGAAGCAAATTGCAAAG TTTGTTGTTGGGCTGGGAGACAAGGTTTCCCCCACTGACATAGAGGAAGGGATGCGTGTTGG GGTTGATAGAAACAAATATCAGATTCAGATACCGTTGCCTCCAAAAATTGATCCAAGTGTCACCATGATGACAGTTGAAGAGAAGCCAGATGTGACATATAATGATGTTGGTGGATGTAAGGAGCAGATTGAAAAGATGCGTGAG GTTGTTGAACTTCCCATGCTTCATCCTGAGAAATTCGTCAAGCTTGGGATTGATCCTCCAAAGGGTGTTCTTTGTTATGGTCCCCCAGGAACTGGTAAAACACTTTTGGCCAGGGCTGTGGCTAATAGAACTGATGCCTGTTTTATTAGAGTTATTGGAAGTGAGCTAGTTCAGAAATATGTTGGTGAGGGGGCTAGGATGGTTCGCGAACTATTTCAG ATGGCTCGTTCAAAGAAGGCATGTATTGTGTTTTTTGATGAAGTTGATGCAATTGGAGGTGCACGATTTGATGATGGTGTTGGTGGTGATAACGAGGTTCAACGCACCATGCTTGAAATTGTGAATCAGCTTGATGGATTTGATGCTCGTGGAAACATCAAAGTTTTGATGGCAACAAACAG GCCTGACACTCTAGATCCGGCACTACTACGACCTGGGCGATTGGACCGTAAAGTTGAATTTGGCCTTCCTGATTTAGAGAGTAGGACACAGATATTCAAGATACACACGAGAACCATGAACTGTGAAAGGGATATCCGATTTGAACTTTTGGCTCGGCTTTGCCCAAATTCCACTG GAGCTGACATAAGGAGTGTATGCACGGAAGCTGGAATGTATGCTATCCGTGCCCGGAGGAAGACTGTAACAGAGAAAGACTTCCTTGATGCAGTAAATAAAGTGATCAAAGGATACCAGAAGTTCAGTGCTACCCCTAAATATATGGTCTACAATTGA
- the LOC114165844 gene encoding uncharacterized protein LOC114165844, with protein MRAKLVVFPIRGRNWCFTRAIDHSVCATPVFSQSPSTLKDLWKNVATKPVNIKAELCVDFIANKMNKAWTSLEKSKEGSLKKKIHGLGLWLLSQVPPSEIFLKSISKEITGVEVIYPSSLKAQLVHRRLRHIALRGSIIHRKYFYCSVSLIPLTSALSILPLPNVPFFWVLFRTYSHWRAMQGSEKLIELSSKTSQTRTDRKETEHKDSTSQSHHKSHEQSWVLRPSRELDQLIHVGEDEGLSRHTIMKICKIYSLNTTDVIKYEKDKSYM; from the exons ATGAGAGCAAAATTAGTTGTCTTTCCAATTCGAGGTAGAAACTGGTGCTTTACGCGAGCCATCGATCACTCCGTTTGTGCCACTCCGGTTTTTTCTCAATCCCCTTCAACCCTCAAGGACTTGTGGAAGAATGTTGCTACCAAACCCGTTAATATCAAAGCTGAGCTATGTGTGGATTTCATTGCTAACAAG ATGAATAAAGCTTGGACGAGCTTAGAGAAATCGAAAGAGGGGtctttaaagaaaaagattcaTGG GTTGGGGTTGTGGCTCTTGTCGCAGGTTCCGCCTTCGGAAATATTTTTGAAGTCGATATCGAAAGAGATCACTGGTGTTGAAGTCATATACCCATCGAG TTTGAAGGCTCAACTTGTTCATCGGAGACTAAGACATATTGCTTTGAG GGGATCAATTATCCACCGGAAATACTTCTACTGTTCTGTTTCACTAATTCCATTGACTTCTGCACTTAGC ATTTTACCCTTGCCTAACGTGCCATTCTTCTGGGTTTTATTTCGTACTTATTCTCATTGGAGAGCCATGCAG GGAAGTGAGAAGCTGATTGAACTTAGCAGCAAGACTTCACAAACACGTACAGATAGAAAGGAAACTGAGCATAAGGACTCTACCAGTCAAAGCCATCATAAGTCACATGAACAAAGTTGG GTATTGAGGCCATCCAGAGAACTAGACCAATTGATTCATGTAGGAGAAGACGAAGGGCTCAGTAGACATACTATCATGAAAATATGCAAGATCTATAGTTTAAACACGACAGATGTTATAAAATACGAGAAAGACAAATCATATATGTAA
- the LOC114167315 gene encoding O-fucosyltransferase 36-like gives MHMDSSSDEEDDRRNLVDQNHRKPPSPSPAAVFHVEDRSPRFFHRNFRYQKRYIVAILAFLLVILFFSVPNFHSLFSSSSFQFDSITDRVKDSELRAINLLRQQQLGLLTAWNTTRRSNASDPNQLEDLKSALFKQISLNQEIQQVLLNPHSMGNTVEPEFDLNATLNGVVYDRCRTVDQKLSQRRTIQWNPRDGKFLLAICVSGQMSNHLICLEKHIFFAALLNRALVIPSSKVDYRFDRVVDIDRINKCLGKKVVFSFEEFSNLKKGHLHIDKFLCYFSKPTPCFLDDEWLKKLGGLGVTMNKPEAVWEEDTRNPKNKTVQDVLGKFSYDDDVMAIGDVFYAEMEPEWVMQPGGPIAHQCKTLIEPNRLIALTAQRFIQTFLGRNFIALHFRRHGFLKFCNAKKPSCFYPIPQAADCILRVVERADAPIIYLSTDAGESETGLLQSLVVLNGRSVPLVTRPARNFAEKWDALLYRHGLEGDVQVEAMLDKTICAMSSVFIGAPGSTFTEDILRLRRGWGSASICDEYLCHGEEPDIVAENE, from the exons ATGCACATGGACTCCTCCTCCGACGAGGAGGACGACCGCCGCAACCTCGTCGACCAGAACCACCGCAAACCTCCGTCCCCGTCCCCGGCCGCCGTCTTCCACGTCGAAGATCGCTCTCCGCGCTTCTTCCACCGGAATTTCAGATACCAGAAGAGGTACATTGTCGCAATCCTCGCTTTCCTCCTCGTCATCCTTTTCTTCTCCGTCCCCAATTTCCACAGTCTCTTCTCAAGCTCTTCCTTCCAATTCGATTCCATCACCGATCGAGTGAAGGATTCTGAATTGCGCGCCATTAACCTCTTGCGCCAACAGCAGCTAGGACTCTTAACCGCGTGGAACACCACGCGTCGGTCCAACGCGTCGGATCCGAACCAATTGGAGGATCTGAAATCTGCGTTGTTCAAGCAGATTTCCCTCAACCAAGAGATTCAGCAAGTTCTGTTGAACCCGCATTCCATGGGGAACACAGTTGAGCCTGAATTCGATTTAAACGCTACTCTGAACGGCGTCGTTTACGATAGGTGTAGAACGGTGGATCAGAAATTGTCACAGAGGAGAACCATCCAGTGGAACCCTAGGGATGGTAAATTTTTACTTGCTATATGCGTGTCTGGGCAAATGTCTAACCATTTGATTTGTTTGGAGAAACATATATTTTTCGCTGCTTTGCTAAATAGGGCTTTAGTGATTCCTAGTTCCAAGGTAGATTACCGGTTCGATAGAGTTGTGGATATTGATCGCATTAACAAGTGCTTGGGGAAGAAAGTGGTGTTTTCGTTTGAGGAGTTTTCGAATTTAAAGAAGGGTCACCTGCACATTGATAAGTTTTTGTGTTACTTCTCGAAGCCTACGCCTTGTTTTTTGGATGATGAGTGGTTGAAGAAGTTGGGGGGTTTGGGTGTGACTATGAATAAACCTGAGGCCGTGTGGGAAGAGGATACCCGGAATCCGAAGAACAAGACGGTTCAGGATGTGCTGGGGAAGTTTAGCTATGATGATGATGTTATGGCAATTGGGGATGTGTTCTATGCTGAAATGGAGCCAGAATGGGTGATGCAACCTGGTGGGCCAATTGCTCACCAATGCAAGACTCTCATTGAACCTAATCGCCTTATTGCACTCACTGCCCAACGGTTTATTCAGACATTTCTGGGAAGGAACTTCATTGCATTGCATTTTCGAAGACACGGGTTTTTGAAATTCTG TAATGCCAAAAAGCCAAGTTGCTTTTACCCTATTCCTCAAGCTGCAGATTGCATCTTGAGGGTGGTTGAAAGGGCTGATGCTCCTATTATTTATCTTTCTACGGATGCAGGAGAAAGTGAAACTGGATTGCTTCAGTCACTGGTAGTGTTGAATGGCAGGTCTGTTCCTCTTGTTACGCGTCCAGCTCGAAATTTTGCAGAAAAATGGGATGCTCTGTTGTACAGGCATGGTTTGGAAGGAGATGTACAG GTGGAAGCTATGCTGGACAAGACTATATGTGCCATGTCTAGCGTGTTCATTGGAGCCCCTGGTTCCACTTTCACCGAAGACATCCTGCGGCTGAGAAGGGGCTGGGGATCGGCATCGATATGTGACGAGTATCTTTGCCATGGTGAAGAACCAGACATTGTCGCGGAAAATGAATAA
- the LOC114167536 gene encoding E3 ubiquitin-protein ligase ATL23-like: MSSTILITFLTAIAFVAQPFQNYIIQRLHRIFKHCGYAAAAVKENEDHESDFCSVCLSQICKGEKIRSLPVCNHRYHADCIGAWLKNHTTCPLCRNKITDHSPQKHKQVKSLGESLFHLIQSFTDLLVAILYMVLPSSITQSFPLVH, from the coding sequence ATGAGTAGCACCATTCTCATCACTTTCCTCACAGCCATTGCTTTTGTGGCTCAACCATTCCAAAACTACATCATCCAGAGGCTGCACAGAATCTTCAAGCATTGTGGATATGCTGCTGCTGCAGTGAAGGAAAATGAAGATCATGAAAGTGATTTTTGTTCAGTGTGTCTGAGCCAGATTTGTAAAGGGGAAAAAATTAGGTCTCTTCCAGTGTGCAATCACAGGTACCATGCTGATTGTATTGGTGCTTGGCTCAAGAACCACACCACATGCCCTCTTTGCAGGAACAAAATCACTGATCATAGCCCCCAAAAGCATAAACAGGTGAAAAGCTTAGGAGAATCTCTGTTTCATCTCATACAGAGTTTCACAGATCTGTTGGTAGCTATTCTCTATATGGTGCTTCCATCAAGCATCACTCAGAGTTTCCCTCTGGTTCATTGA